From a region of the Narcine bancroftii isolate sNarBan1 chromosome 5, sNarBan1.hap1, whole genome shotgun sequence genome:
- the LOC138763866 gene encoding uncharacterized protein yields MSAEDTVNHNSPLPLGNDDLGPKMVLAATTSTRNVAHDLGRSNDGCKNQWTGDRDGMAWLASPGPVLLRRHMRAYKAERLVEHVFLLHAIHNYAYVRFGSGKEDTASTRDLTPTGAPTTAQHPLAQDLAGLTHTPNPEQLWGTQDLLGHQGLATTVGDEPTPLTIRCDTHALTPAPLATSPRCTTSATRPLTPAPPHPHQPVTRSQSCDGCKNTDSPQTITICKYYVYVLQLFTATHPPTGQF; encoded by the coding sequence ATGTCTGCAGAGGACACTGTCAACCACAACTCACCTTTACCATTGGGGAACGATGACTTGGGCCCCAAGATGGTCCTAGCAGCTACCACCTCAACCAGGAACGTTGCTCATGACCTCGGGCGCTCCAATGATGGATGTAAAAATCAATGGACAGGAGATCGTGACGGAATGGCATGGCTCGCGTCcccgggaccagtgctcctgcgtAGACACATGCGGGCATACAAGGCCGAACGCCTGGTTGAGCATgtgttcctcctacatgcaatccacaactatgcctacgtgaggttcggcagtggcaaggAGGACACCGCCTCAACCAGGGATCTGACACcaacaggagcacccaccacagcacagCATCCTCTAGCCCAGGACCTCGCCGGCCTGACACACACCCCCAACCCTGAACAGCTATGGGGCACTCAAGACCTCCTTGGTCACCAAGGACTTGCTACAACCGTGGGGGACGAACCCACCCCCCTGACTATTCGATGCGATACACATGCCTTAACCCCAGCCCCCCTGGCCACTTCTCCACGCTGCACCACGTCAGCCACTCGGCCCCTGACCCCAGCTCCCCCACACCCTCACCAACCAGTGACTAGGAGCCAGTCCTGCGATGGTTGCAAAAACACCGACAGCCCCCAGACCATCACAATTTGTAAATACTATGTATATGTTTTGCAGCTCTTTACTGCAACTCACCCCCCCaccggacaattttaa